In Quercus robur chromosome 11, dhQueRobu3.1, whole genome shotgun sequence, the following proteins share a genomic window:
- the LOC126707552 gene encoding disease resistance-like protein DSC1: MQLLELLNLSWTAIKEVPSSIVRLKNLKQLHIRGWKLSEFYARPASPEWNDPLQTALFSLPTSPAPWNILLPSFLYYSLPTRPVPLGLLLPSLSGLQSLTYLHLSDCDLLSIPNDFGCLSSLAHLNLSGNNFVSLPKSISQLSKLQTLLLEGCRRLQSLESVPPTIDSVIANNCTSLERFPELQFHLLTSNHSHLNFQCLNCFKLVDNIQSISNMIQGQSVKLPCILDIIIPGGEIPKGFSPVGWCDNIQVPNCEYQYLMGITLCIVFVLNPWRPFSRDFQLTCLFEVNGVAMRYPVRSFFKLNYAMAESPHLWLLYLPPQCGEFSIKIISDNIKVMKKGFNLVYKQHAL; this comes from the exons ATGCAACTTTTGGAGCTGCTTAATTTGAGTTGGACAGCCATAAAAGAGGTTCCTTCTTCCATTGTTCGCCTTAAAAATCTCAAACAGCTGCATATTCGTGGATGGAAGTTATCTGAATTTTATGCTCGGCCAGCAAGTCCTGAGTGGAATGACCCTTTACAAACTGCATTATTTTCCCTGCCAACAAGTCCTGCTCCATGGAACATATTATTGccttcatttttatattattccCTGCCAACAAGACCTGTTCCGCTGGGCTTGTTATTGCCTTCCTTATCAGGTCTGCAGTCTTTAACATATTTGCATCTTAGTGACTGCGATCTTTTGTCAATCCCCAATGATTTTGGCTGCTTGTCCTCTTTAGCACACTTAAATCTAAGtggaaataattttgtttcCCTTCCTAAAAGTATCTCTCAACTCTCTAAACTTCAAACACTTCTTTTGGAGGGCTGCAGGAGGCTTCAATCATTGGAAAGTGTTCCACCAACTATTGATTCTGTGATTGCAAACAATTGTACCTCACTGGAGAGATTTCCAGAACTGCAATTTCATCTTCTTAcatccaatcactcccatttgaATTTCCAGTGTCTAAACTGCTTCAAATTGGTTGATAATATTCAAAGCATCAGTAACATGATTCAG GGACAAAGTGTTAAACTACCATGCATCTTAGACATTATTATCCCTGGAGGAGAAATCCCAAAAGGGTTTAGCCCTGTAGGTTGGTGTGATAACATACAAGTGCCTAATTGTGAGTATCAATACCTGATGGGAATTACGTTGTGCATTGTTTTTGTGCTCAACCCGTGGCGTCCTTTCTCTAGAGATTTTCAACTTACATGTTTGTTTGAAGTCAATGGAGTTGCCATGAGATATCCAGTACGctctttttttaagttaaacTATGCTATGGCTGAATCACCTCACCTTTGGCTGCTCTATTTGCCCCCTCAGTGTGGtgaattttcaattaaaataatttccgATAACATAAAGGTGATGAAAAAAGGGTTTAATTTGGTATACAAGCAGCATGCTCTGTGA